From Candidatus Eisenbacteria bacterium:
CAGTCGGTCCCGCGTCCATTTGATCGCGACGACATCGCCCATGACGGCGCCCTCATCGTTCGCGGCCTCGTCCACCAGGAGCTGACGAATCCACAGCTCGATCAGGTCGGTGTCGACTTCGGCGCGTGGCCTGTGACGCTGTTGAAAGTCGAGCGTCGCACGCGCGACGTCAATGCTCGCCTGGCGGGCATTCGCGACCTGCGTGGCATTGACCGCACTCACGAGCCGGCCGCGGGCTTCGTTCATCTGCGCGAGCAGCATGGGTGGTAGCGAACCGGTCTGGAAGGTGGCCCAGGCCGCGTTCACCGCAGTGACCGAGGCGGAGGCGGTGCTCCAGGCTCCGGACCCGGCCGCGTCGAAGACTTGCGCCGCTCCCGTCCACAGCGTGTTGAGTTCGGCCGGCATGGGTCCCGCCAGCGCATCGGTCGGCAGCGCCAGTGCGACGGCCTCCAGATTGGTACCTGAGCCGGTCGAGAATTCGCCGTAGGCGGGCGCGAAGGTCTTGCTCTCCTGTGTTCCATCCAGATGAAGCTCGCGCACGATGATCGCGCCGTTGATCGGACCTTGCGGGCCGTTCACGGTGACGCCGACCGACTGGACGGTGACTTCCTCGAACACCGACTCACAAATGTTCTCGGGCCGCCAGACATCACCGACCTGAGGGACACCCGCCATGATCATCCCCGGGGGCCCATCCAGACCTGCGAGCCAGGTGCCGTCGGTGTCGGAGATGCGCCCGTCTTCGTAGTTGAAGACGTCCTCGCCGAAGTACCAGACCGCGCCGTCATCGGCCTGCGCGTACCAATCGAGGGCTACTTCGTGGATACGCCCGCCGAGAAACGCGACGTACTGAGAGACCAGCGTCTCTACGGCGTTTCCATTCCAGGTGATGAGCCGCGTTCCAGGCAGCAGGGTGACTTCCACACGGAACGGAGCGCCATCCACGTTGCCCATCAGGAGGACTCGACTCTGGGCGCTGACCGGGAACAGCGGATTGGTGACACTCGTCGGATTCGAGAACGCGGGTGTGCCCACGTCCACCCGCATGCTGTCGGGGGCCAGGTTCAAGTTGGCGCAGGACAGCTCGACTTCGTTGGGCTCGGTCGGGCTCTTGCTGCCGCAGCTCAAGAGGGCGAGCGACATGAACGTCGCAACAACGATCAACAGGATGAATCTGACTTTCACGGGCATCCTCCGTAGTCCAACGCCTGGCGCGCCGATGGCGCCGCGCTACGGAAGAGGAACCGGGGAGCCGGGAAGTTTGTGACAACGCCGGCGGCGCGCTACGGAGCGAACACGGACTCCGGCGGCCGTCGCAACGCCCGTGCAATGGGGTGGCGGTCCTGCTCGGGATCGGCCCAGGGCGAACGCCGATAGAAAAAGTCGGTGCGCGCGCCCGCATCCTTTGCAAACGCGGGGTCACGGATCAGCCGCACGCGGAACGAATCCGCCAACGCCGGGTCGGCCTCCATCATGCGTTTGGCAATCGGCTCCATGACGTAGTCCTCGGCGTACTCCTTGCGCTGGAAGATCGTGTCGAAGTAGTTCCAGGCCAGCAGCCCGTCGGGAGCCTGGGCTTCGAGCAGGTGCATGGCGACGAGACCCTGCGGCTGATCGAGCGCCACCCACAGATCACCTGCGCGGAAGCTGCGGCGCACGCGCTCGAGCTGCACGCGCTTCACCTCGAGCGGGCGATGGCCTTCGAAGGTCGCGGGATTCGACGGTGCTTCGAGTATGTGCGCGATCTCGACGCTGTCGGTCCATGCGCGCGTGAGGCGGCGTACCCGCACGCCATGCAGCTCGAGCTTCTCGCGCACGGCTCGCCACTCCTGCGGCACCACGTAGCCCGCGGGTTGGCGCACCACCACGGTCGGTCGTTGCAGCTGGTAGAGCGGCACCAGGGTGTCCCACGGCGCGGTGCCGAAGTGCGGCACCGAAGCACCCGTGATGGGGCTCGTCTCCCATCGCGTTTCGACTCCGCGATAGGGAAAACTCTCCGCACTGTCGGTCGAGGTGGTGGCGAGCACCACGTCGCGGCGGCTCGTCACGGCCTCGCGCCCGCGGGTGACGATCTCGGCCTCGGACTCGGCGACCGCACGCGCCAGCTCGCGCGGTCGCGCGTTCAACTCCTCGAGGATCGCGACCATGAAGTCGTAGGTCGCCTTCACGCGATTCGCGTAGGGCTTGAGCATGTGCGTCTCGGTCAGGATCGCGGCGCGGCCGTGCAGCGGCGGATAGCCGGTCGAGAAGCGCGGTGCCGAGGGCGAATCGACGATCCCGCTGCGCGGGTCGCTGCCGTCCTTGAACGACAAGTAGGGCGCCGGCAAGTGCCCCATGGCGCGCGTGCGCTCGATGATGCGCTCGGACACCGCGTGTGTCATCCACCGCTCGATCGGCCGTGGCACCACCGGCCCGTGATTCACGCTGTAGGTCAGATCGTGCTGGTAGTCGGCGCCGTTGGTGGTGTGATTGTCGACCAGCAGGTGCGGCCACCACTGCGTGAAGACGCGCGAGAGCA
This genomic window contains:
- a CDS encoding peptidase M14; translation: MSRTLSLSWSRAASHTGVSIALLAALALPGRFVHAQPAPPTAAATASIYKVEFAAPPDSVKPGTSVTSTGVAPYWLTKAERSGYRQTPSYDETIRFCRQLTAGSQNVRYLTYGVSGQGRELPLLVLSRDRAFTPAAAIATGKPIVLIQNGIHSGEIEGKDACLALARDILVTRTRERLLDSVIVLILPIFSVDAHERTGPWNRINQNGPESMGWRASPIGLNMNRDYMKVETPEMQALLSRVFTQWWPHLLVDNHTTNGADYQHDLTYSVNHGPVVPRPIERWMTHAVSERIIERTRAMGHLPAPYLSFKDGSDPRSGIVDSPSAPRFSTGYPPLHGRAAILTETHMLKPYANRVKATYDFMVAILEELNARPRELARAVAESEAEIVTRGREAVTSRRDVVLATTSTDSAESFPYRGVETRWETSPITGASVPHFGTAPWDTLVPLYQLQRPTVVVRQPAGYVVPQEWRAVREKLELHGVRVRRLTRAWTDSVEIAHILEAPSNPATFEGHRPLEVKRVQLERVRRSFRAGDLWVALDQPQGLVAMHLLEAQAPDGLLAWNYFDTIFQRKEYAEDYVMEPIAKRMMEADPALADSFRVRLIRDPAFAKDAGARTDFFYRRSPWADPEQDRHPIARALRRPPESVFAP